The Parasegetibacter sp. NRK P23 genome includes a window with the following:
- a CDS encoding DUF92 domain-containing protein: MTTPGYQEIFVSLLLLLTGVLCIRFRKLTFAGAIWAMVLGLVLYYGAGFSSLVLLAVFFLSATAATAYRKREKAAMLGRPVHEERRAAWQVLANGGVPMLAGLAALMFPEKFIAELLIAAALSSATSDTLSSELGMVWGKRFFNIATFRREAPGADGVVSLEGTLAGILGAAMIGVVFYLFNGQSRAAYIVFAAGITGNLTDSFLGAWLERKQLLGNDAVNFLNTLVAAGVAWLLFLLS; the protein is encoded by the coding sequence ATGACTACGCCAGGCTACCAGGAAATTTTTGTAAGCCTCCTCCTTTTACTTACCGGAGTACTGTGTATTCGCTTCCGTAAACTAACCTTTGCCGGGGCAATATGGGCGATGGTGCTGGGGCTGGTTTTGTATTATGGTGCAGGGTTCTCTTCCCTTGTATTGCTGGCGGTATTCTTTTTATCGGCCACAGCGGCTACAGCCTACCGTAAGCGAGAAAAGGCCGCCATGCTTGGAAGGCCGGTGCACGAGGAAAGGCGGGCGGCCTGGCAGGTATTGGCCAATGGAGGCGTGCCTATGTTGGCAGGTTTGGCTGCACTTATGTTCCCTGAAAAATTTATCGCTGAACTATTGATTGCGGCAGCTTTATCTTCCGCCACATCGGATACACTTTCTTCGGAACTGGGCATGGTATGGGGAAAACGTTTTTTCAACATTGCCACTTTCCGGCGAGAAGCACCGGGTGCCGATGGGGTAGTAAGTTTAGAAGGAACACTTGCGGGAATACTGGGTGCAGCCATGATTGGCGTTGTATTTTATCTTTTTAATGGTCAAAGTCGTGCTGCTTACATTGTATTTGCTGCGGGGATAACGGGTAATCTCACAGACTCCTTTCTGGGGGCCTGGCTCGAAAGGAAGCAATTGTTGGGCAACGATGCCGTGAATTTTCTGAATACATTGGTTGCGGCGGGCGTTGCATGGTTGCTGTTTTTACTATCATAA
- the lpxA gene encoding acyl-ACP--UDP-N-acetylglucosamine O-acyltransferase: protein MIHPHTYIHPNAKLATNVKIDPFTVIHPDVEIGEGTWIGSNVTIMEGTRIGKNCMIFPGAVLGALPQDRKYTGEKTTVEIGDNCVIREFVTIHRGTTDRWKTVIGNNCWILAYTHIGHDCIIGNNCTLSNSTQLAGHVVLGDHVGMGGVCAVHQFVHIGQHAFIAGGSLVSKDVPPYIKAARTPLSYSGVNSVGLKRRGYSIEKINHILDIYRIIYNKGRNTSQALEFIEEELPASDERDEIVTFIRESGRGIIKRFTKGNSDED, encoded by the coding sequence ATGATCCATCCACACACCTATATCCACCCGAATGCCAAACTCGCCACGAACGTAAAGATCGACCCCTTTACCGTAATACATCCCGACGTAGAGATCGGCGAAGGCACCTGGATAGGTTCCAACGTGACCATCATGGAAGGTACCCGCATCGGAAAGAACTGTATGATCTTTCCCGGAGCAGTATTGGGCGCACTTCCGCAAGACAGAAAATACACCGGCGAAAAAACCACCGTCGAGATCGGCGACAATTGCGTGATCCGCGAATTCGTGACCATCCACCGTGGCACCACCGACCGCTGGAAAACAGTGATTGGTAACAATTGCTGGATCCTCGCCTACACGCACATCGGACACGATTGCATCATCGGTAACAACTGCACGCTCAGCAACAGTACACAACTCGCGGGACACGTTGTACTGGGCGATCATGTGGGTATGGGCGGCGTTTGCGCCGTGCACCAGTTCGTGCACATCGGTCAGCACGCGTTCATAGCCGGAGGTTCACTCGTTTCCAAAGATGTTCCTCCTTACATCAAAGCGGCCCGTACGCCTTTAAGTTATTCCGGCGTAAACTCCGTTGGACTGAAGCGCCGCGGGTACAGCATCGAAAAAATCAACCACATCCTCGATATCTACCGCATCATCTATAATAAGGGCAGGAACACCAGCCAGGCCCTCGAATTCATTGAAGAGGAACTGCCTGCCAGCGATGAACGCGATGAGATCGTGACCTTCATCCGCGAAAGCGGAAGGGGTATCATTAAACGGTTCACCAAAGGGAACTCGGATGAGGATTGA
- a CDS encoding peptidoglycan DD-metalloendopeptidase family protein gives MMNKSDWEKYIVAQPLFPVVELLPGEKLLAMNLTASNTELSAELVRDTQAFSAYITRLLSSKGCRYGIGGYNEHRTVYARSNVFDGTEPRRLHLGVDIWGEAGSPVFLPITGTVHSTAFNQQFGDYGATLIVKHHTPVGDFHTLYGHISLRDIEGLQEGALLEAGSEIAHFGIPAENGEWPPHLHFQVILDMQGRKGDYPGVCAFSESAQWLENSPDAGLMTGLREREVVAG, from the coding sequence ATGATGAACAAATCAGACTGGGAAAAATACATCGTTGCGCAACCGCTATTTCCTGTAGTGGAACTATTGCCGGGGGAAAAGTTACTGGCCATGAACCTCACTGCTTCCAATACGGAACTGTCTGCTGAACTGGTGCGTGATACCCAAGCATTTTCAGCGTACATCACCCGTCTTCTTTCCTCGAAGGGTTGCCGCTACGGCATTGGCGGCTACAACGAACACCGCACCGTTTACGCACGCAGCAACGTTTTTGACGGCACTGAACCACGCCGCCTGCACCTGGGCGTTGATATATGGGGAGAAGCGGGCAGCCCCGTATTTCTTCCCATAACAGGAACCGTGCACAGCACGGCATTCAACCAGCAATTCGGTGATTATGGGGCCACACTTATCGTGAAACACCACACCCCTGTTGGTGATTTTCACACGCTGTATGGACACATCTCCTTGCGTGATATTGAAGGACTACAGGAAGGTGCGCTACTGGAAGCCGGGAGCGAAATCGCCCATTTTGGTATTCCCGCAGAGAACGGGGAATGGCCACCGCACCTGCACTTCCAGGTAATATTAGATATGCAGGGAAGGAAAGGTGATTACCCCGGAGTATGCGCGTTTTCAGAAAGCGCACAATGGTTAGAGAACAGCCCGGATGCGGGGTTGATGACGGGGTTGCGGGAAAGGGAGGTTGTTGCAGGCTAG
- a CDS encoding 2-hydroxyacid dehydrogenase, with amino-acid sequence MKEKIVFFSAKPYDKVFFDKANAPYGFELEYLETHLGPHIVQAIQPGTFGVCAFVNDKLPAPVIDVLAGKGIKLIAMRCAGFNNVDLEAAKRSGVRVCRVPAYSPEAVAEHAVAMLLTLNRKTHKAYNRVREQNFSLNGLLGFNLFGKTAGVIGTGKIGQAFCRIMKGFGCRVIAYDPYPDAALEKAGVQYMSFEEVMRQSDIISLHCPLTPENKHLICRETLDLVKHGCTIINTSRGGLLHTADIIQALKTGKVGYLGIDVYEQEEKIFFKDLSAQIIEDDAIQRLMSFPNVLVTGHQAFFTEEALTQIAETTLDSIRIFAAGEEPPKDRILV; translated from the coding sequence ATGAAAGAAAAGATCGTTTTTTTCTCCGCCAAGCCATACGATAAAGTATTTTTCGATAAAGCCAATGCGCCCTACGGTTTTGAACTGGAATACCTGGAAACGCATCTTGGGCCGCATATCGTACAAGCCATTCAACCCGGAACTTTCGGCGTATGTGCCTTTGTGAACGATAAGTTACCCGCCCCTGTAATAGACGTGCTGGCGGGAAAAGGAATAAAACTGATTGCCATGCGTTGCGCGGGTTTCAATAACGTGGACCTGGAAGCCGCGAAGCGTTCCGGTGTTCGCGTATGCCGGGTTCCGGCGTATTCTCCGGAAGCCGTGGCTGAACATGCTGTGGCCATGCTGCTCACCCTGAACCGTAAAACACATAAGGCGTATAACCGTGTACGTGAGCAAAATTTCTCCCTGAACGGATTGCTGGGTTTCAACCTGTTTGGTAAAACCGCCGGCGTGATTGGTACCGGTAAAATTGGCCAGGCGTTCTGTAGGATCATGAAGGGGTTCGGATGCCGGGTAATTGCTTACGATCCTTACCCGGATGCGGCATTGGAAAAAGCGGGGGTGCAATACATGTCTTTTGAAGAAGTGATGCGTCAGTCGGATATTATTTCCCTGCATTGTCCGCTTACGCCGGAGAACAAACACCTTATTTGCCGGGAAACTCTTGATCTTGTTAAGCATGGCTGTACAATAATCAATACCAGCCGCGGCGGGTTGCTGCATACTGCCGACATCATTCAGGCGCTGAAAACAGGAAAGGTGGGCTACCTTGGTATCGATGTGTATGAGCAGGAGGAGAAAATTTTCTTTAAGGACCTTTCCGCCCAGATTATTGAAGACGATGCGATCCAGCGGTTGATGAGTTTCCCCAATGTACTCGTTACCGGACACCAGGCCTTCTTCACGGAAGAAGCGCTTACACAGATAGCGGAAACCACTTTGGATAGCATCCGTATTTTCGCCGCAGGGGAGGAACCTCCGAAAGACAGGATACTGGTGTGA
- the trxA gene encoding thioredoxin, with protein sequence MNQSFQSIINSNTPVLIDFYAHWCGPCKMMPPVLKEVKDKLGNNISIFKVDVDAHPDVAGAYNVSSVPTLMLFRNGKLLWREPGVKSAPQLLQLIQQYAS encoded by the coding sequence ATGAACCAGTCCTTCCAATCCATCATCAACAGCAATACCCCGGTGCTCATCGATTTCTATGCCCACTGGTGCGGCCCATGCAAAATGATGCCCCCGGTACTCAAAGAAGTAAAAGATAAGCTGGGTAACAATATATCCATCTTCAAGGTTGATGTGGATGCCCACCCTGATGTTGCCGGAGCCTACAATGTCAGCTCTGTCCCTACCCTGATGCTTTTCAGAAACGGAAAATTACTATGGCGCGAACCAGGCGTTAAATCCGCCCCTCAATTGTTGCAACTTATTCAACAATATGCTTCCTGA
- a CDS encoding endonuclease/exonuclease/phosphatase family protein, whose product MKKTLCFTVLCLLSTWCFSQELHVMTFNIRLNTASDSANAWPFRKDMAASQILFHKAHTIGVQEALHNQMMDLKERLPQYKYTGGGRDDGKTKGEYSAIFYDTTRLQMLATETFWLSQTPTVPGSKGWDAAITRIVTWARFRDKKTNKVFYHFNTHFDHKGQEARKESAKLLLRKVKELAGNYPTIITGDFNATPSDEPIRVLLEAEPDLRFTDAKSISATPHYGPTGTFTGFGPKETSNDPIDYIFIRNNLKVLQHATLSQTWGGRFSSDHFPVFATVSL is encoded by the coding sequence ATGAAAAAAACGCTTTGCTTTACCGTTTTATGCCTGCTGTCAACCTGGTGTTTTTCCCAGGAACTTCATGTGATGACTTTCAACATCCGGCTGAATACAGCTTCGGACAGTGCGAACGCCTGGCCATTCCGTAAAGATATGGCCGCGAGCCAGATCCTCTTCCATAAGGCACATACCATTGGCGTTCAGGAAGCGCTTCACAACCAGATGATGGACCTGAAGGAACGTTTGCCACAATACAAATACACCGGCGGGGGCCGGGACGACGGTAAAACGAAGGGAGAATACAGCGCTATCTTCTACGATACCACGCGCCTTCAAATGCTTGCCACGGAAACCTTCTGGCTTTCGCAAACCCCAACCGTGCCTGGTAGCAAAGGCTGGGATGCCGCCATTACCAGGATCGTGACCTGGGCCAGGTTCCGTGATAAAAAAACCAATAAGGTGTTCTACCATTTTAATACCCATTTCGACCACAAAGGACAAGAAGCCCGGAAAGAAAGCGCCAAGCTGCTCCTCCGGAAAGTAAAGGAGCTCGCAGGAAATTATCCCACCATCATCACAGGCGATTTCAACGCTACTCCCTCCGATGAACCCATTCGTGTTTTGCTGGAAGCTGAACCCGATTTGCGTTTCACCGATGCCAAAAGCATTTCGGCCACACCACATTATGGCCCTACCGGAACGTTCACCGGTTTCGGTCCGAAAGAAACCTCCAACGACCCCATAGATTATATTTTCATCCGCAACAATTTGAAAGTACTGCAACACGCCACGTTGTCGCAAACATGGGGAGGCCGTTTTTCTTCCGATCATTTCCCGGTGTTTGCCACCGTATCTTTATAG
- a CDS encoding polysaccharide lyase yields the protein MKRKFQPLGLLLATLVLFSCKKDTALPQPEPAPVNNEPAIVSDAIYNDRTINWENRTLFTTYTQSQAATDFGNVSGWVDSRGYISNGKDGGKSARITLLPNALTGAGGVIANVDISDGSEYSLDYDMRFHSEFNWGRGGKVGFGFRIGEGNTGGDPGTDGNGGSVRLMWYSPNSNPSRVYLHPYVYYKDQPGQFGNNFGKSFPSSGALSKGTWYHVHIYVKSNTGSSTNGWIRIRINNTTLLDQAIRWTTNDNQRLVKNMAFHTFRGGSSLADWGVSSTDYVYYDNLVINRIN from the coding sequence ATGAAAAGAAAATTTCAGCCTTTGGGCCTGTTGCTGGCCACCCTTGTCCTGTTCTCCTGTAAAAAAGATACCGCGCTGCCGCAGCCTGAACCAGCGCCGGTAAACAACGAACCGGCGATTGTTTCCGACGCTATTTACAACGATCGCACCATCAACTGGGAAAACAGAACACTATTTACTACCTATACACAATCGCAGGCGGCTACCGATTTCGGTAATGTGAGCGGTTGGGTAGATTCAAGGGGCTACATTTCCAATGGAAAAGACGGGGGCAAAAGCGCCCGCATTACTTTGCTGCCGAATGCGCTTACCGGAGCTGGCGGTGTGATCGCGAATGTGGACATTTCTGATGGATCGGAATATTCACTGGACTATGATATGCGGTTTCATTCCGAGTTCAACTGGGGAAGAGGAGGTAAGGTCGGATTCGGGTTCCGTATCGGGGAAGGGAATACCGGTGGAGATCCGGGAACGGACGGAAACGGAGGCAGCGTTCGTTTGATGTGGTATTCTCCCAATTCCAATCCCAGCCGGGTGTACCTGCATCCGTATGTGTACTACAAGGATCAGCCCGGGCAATTCGGAAATAACTTCGGGAAGTCGTTCCCCAGTTCGGGAGCGCTTAGTAAAGGGACCTGGTACCATGTACACATTTATGTAAAGAGCAATACGGGCAGCAGCACCAATGGATGGATCCGTATCAGGATCAATAATACGACGTTACTGGATCAGGCCATTCGTTGGACCACGAACGATAATCAGCGGTTGGTGAAGAACATGGCGTTCCATACTTTCAGGGGCGGTAGTTCTTTGGCGGATTGGGGGGTGTCTTCTACGGATTATGTTTATTATGATAACCTGGTTATTAACAGGATTAATTGA
- a CDS encoding LytTR family DNA-binding domain-containing protein yields the protein MIRAILIDDERLARNELKKLLLEFPEIEVVAEAANVEEGIERIDTLQPDLIFLDIQMPGKTGFDLLTELDRAPHVIFTTAYDEYALKAFEVNALDYLLKPIEPKRLSDAIHKLHQQEEKDQQAGGELNVNRSLLGENDQVFVKDGERCWFVKLSEIRLFESVGNYAKVFFGPNKPLILKSLNALEERLDEKIFFRANRKHIVNLRLIDKIEPYFNGGLLLEMKGGEKIEVSRRQTVKFKEMMSL from the coding sequence ATGATCCGCGCGATCCTGATCGATGATGAACGCCTCGCACGCAACGAACTTAAAAAATTATTGCTGGAATTCCCCGAGATCGAAGTAGTGGCCGAAGCCGCCAATGTGGAAGAAGGCATCGAAAGAATTGATACCCTTCAGCCCGATCTGATCTTCCTCGATATCCAGATGCCGGGAAAAACCGGGTTCGACCTGCTTACAGAGCTTGACCGTGCTCCGCACGTTATTTTCACCACCGCCTACGATGAATACGCGCTGAAAGCTTTTGAAGTGAACGCGCTGGATTACCTGCTGAAGCCCATTGAACCCAAACGCCTTTCCGACGCCATACACAAACTCCACCAGCAAGAGGAAAAAGACCAGCAGGCCGGTGGTGAACTCAATGTGAACAGGAGTCTGCTCGGAGAAAATGACCAGGTTTTCGTAAAAGACGGGGAAAGGTGCTGGTTTGTGAAGCTCTCCGAAATCAGGTTGTTCGAAAGCGTGGGCAATTACGCGAAGGTATTCTTCGGCCCCAACAAACCGCTCATCCTGAAATCACTCAACGCGCTCGAGGAACGCCTCGATGAGAAGATATTCTTCCGCGCCAACCGAAAACATATAGTGAACCTGCGGCTGATCGATAAGATAGAACCCTATTTCAACGGGGGCCTGCTCCTGGAAATGAAAGGCGGTGAAAAGATAGAAGTGAGTCGCCGGCAAACCGTGAAGTTTAAAGAAATGATGAGCTTGTAA
- a CDS encoding M28 family peptidase yields the protein MRKIGGLVLALIVSTTAASAQQLEKVINIKEVTRIESILAADDMEGRRTFTPGIDKAAAFIAEEFKKAGLKPVSGNSFLQSFSMVRPDIRNINASLNGNAFAEENIILLSVEKKIDIKLPGSYKIINISKEDDFRAKGLPLLTSAEPVIVAVDPAHTSIFKRLKNYKQDRMSDAANVVFVLTSDPINTLSVSAENNTEEKPLANVVGILPGKSKPDEYVIFSGHYDHLGIGKAVNGDSIYNGANDDAAGTTAVMMLAQYFAKQKNNERSIVFAAFTAEEVGGYGSQYFSRQFNPDKVMAMFNIEMIGTDSKWGKNSAYITGYEKTDMGKILAKNLEGTDFTFHPDPYPDQDLFYRSDNATLARLGVPAHTISTSKMDSEKHYHTVEDELATLDLENMTRIIRAIALSSRSIIAGKDTPSRVDSGSLR from the coding sequence ATGAGAAAAATAGGAGGGCTTGTCCTCGCACTGATAGTATCCACCACTGCCGCTTCGGCACAACAACTGGAGAAGGTCATCAACATTAAAGAAGTTACGCGCATCGAATCCATACTGGCCGCCGATGATATGGAAGGAAGACGCACTTTTACACCTGGTATCGATAAGGCTGCCGCGTTTATAGCCGAAGAATTCAAAAAAGCAGGACTGAAGCCGGTTTCAGGGAACTCCTTCCTGCAATCATTTTCTATGGTTCGGCCAGATATCAGGAACATAAACGCTTCGCTGAACGGGAACGCGTTCGCGGAAGAAAACATCATCCTGCTTTCCGTAGAAAAAAAGATAGACATCAAACTGCCCGGTTCTTATAAAATCATCAATATCTCTAAAGAGGATGATTTCCGTGCCAAGGGATTACCGCTGCTCACCAGCGCGGAACCGGTCATCGTGGCCGTTGACCCGGCGCATACTTCTATTTTTAAAAGGTTGAAAAATTACAAGCAGGACCGGATGAGCGATGCGGCCAATGTGGTATTCGTGCTTACCTCCGACCCCATCAACACTTTATCGGTTTCCGCAGAAAACAATACGGAGGAAAAGCCCCTCGCCAACGTAGTGGGCATACTTCCCGGCAAGTCAAAACCAGATGAATACGTGATATTTTCGGGTCACTATGACCACCTCGGGATCGGTAAGGCCGTAAACGGTGACTCCATTTATAACGGGGCCAACGACGATGCCGCGGGCACTACCGCCGTGATGATGCTGGCGCAGTATTTCGCGAAGCAAAAAAACAATGAAAGAAGTATCGTTTTCGCGGCCTTCACCGCGGAAGAAGTGGGCGGATACGGCTCCCAGTACTTTTCCCGCCAGTTCAACCCCGACAAGGTAATGGCCATGTTCAATATAGAAATGATCGGCACCGATTCTAAATGGGGAAAAAACAGCGCCTACATCACCGGATATGAAAAAACGGATATGGGTAAAATACTGGCAAAGAACCTTGAAGGAACTGATTTCACCTTCCACCCCGATCCATATCCCGACCAGGACCTTTTCTACCGCTCCGATAACGCCACCCTCGCCCGGCTCGGCGTTCCGGCCCATACCATCTCCACCTCCAAAATGGACAGCGAAAAGCATTACCATACCGTGGAAGATGAACTGGCAACCCTCGACCTGGAGAACATGACAAGGATTATCCGTGCCATAGCCCTCAGCAGCAGGTCCATCATCGCGGGGAAAGACACCCCCTCAAGAGTAGATTCCGGTTCGTTACGTTAA
- a CDS encoding ATP-binding cassette domain-containing protein — translation MRIEVENAGKRFNREWIFRHFTHSFVAGKAYAITGPNGSGKSTFLQVLSGAQAASEGKITFFPDASVSADPEQHFQYISIAAPYLEVVEEMSAPEFLRFHNTFKPLLKGFSIAEILSEVGLEKAKNKQIRLFSSGMKQRMKLAQAFFSDTPILLLDEPCTNLDKEGYALYHRLVERFAPQRLVVVASNDTQEYGFCDTVINPSGK, via the coding sequence ATGAGGATTGAGGTGGAAAACGCCGGAAAACGCTTTAACCGTGAGTGGATATTCCGCCACTTTACCCATTCTTTTGTTGCAGGAAAGGCTTACGCGATTACAGGTCCCAACGGATCGGGGAAGTCAACTTTTTTGCAGGTACTCTCTGGAGCACAGGCGGCAAGCGAGGGAAAAATAACCTTCTTCCCAGATGCATCAGTTTCAGCCGATCCTGAACAGCATTTTCAATATATCTCCATCGCGGCGCCCTACCTGGAAGTCGTGGAAGAAATGAGCGCCCCGGAATTCCTCCGCTTTCACAATACATTCAAACCCCTGCTCAAAGGATTTTCCATTGCAGAAATTCTTTCCGAAGTAGGCCTCGAGAAAGCGAAGAACAAACAGATCCGCCTCTTTTCCTCCGGCATGAAACAACGAATGAAGCTGGCGCAGGCATTCTTTTCAGACACCCCCATCCTCCTGCTGGATGAACCCTGCACCAACCTCGACAAAGAGGGCTATGCCCTGTACCATAGGCTGGTAGAACGTTTCGCGCCTCAAAGGTTGGTTGTTGTAGCCTCCAACGATACCCAGGAGTATGGCTTCTGCGATACGGTCATCAACCCCTCCGGCAAATAG
- a CDS encoding sensor histidine kinase — MLKKIPRYWLFQVAGWSSVTISYIFLAYTFNELSESIIDQLFIFITTGLATSHLLRSYIKQTNWLLLPVEKAMPRLLMALVVACLIAAMANILISNVFIIPKKTATPSMSFNSKLLTKMIDYGMFLTPWILIYYFYHYINKIRKQEVDTLRLEALVKELELKTIKSHINPHFIFNALNSIRALVDEDPIRARTAITELSNILRSSLQAEKQETVPLEKELNIVKDYLALEHIRFEDRLQVEYDIDEDTLDQPIPPMMLQTLVENAIKHGISKQVDGGLVRIISDFKDDHHELIIQNTGRLNGGKNGDGFGLNSTQNRLSLLFGEKSDFEIKEINGNMVEARVTIPVVEHY, encoded by the coding sequence ATGCTGAAAAAAATTCCCCGATATTGGTTGTTCCAGGTGGCAGGCTGGAGTTCCGTTACCATCTCCTACATTTTCCTGGCCTACACCTTCAATGAGCTTTCTGAAAGTATCATCGACCAGCTTTTTATATTCATCACCACCGGGCTGGCCACTTCCCACCTGCTTCGTTCCTACATCAAGCAGACCAACTGGCTCCTGTTACCGGTGGAAAAAGCCATGCCCCGCCTGCTGATGGCGCTGGTGGTGGCCTGCCTGATTGCCGCAATGGCCAACATACTGATTTCCAATGTGTTCATTATTCCCAAGAAGACGGCTACCCCATCCATGAGTTTCAATTCGAAACTCCTTACCAAGATGATTGATTACGGTATGTTCCTTACGCCCTGGATCCTCATCTATTACTTCTACCATTACATCAATAAGATCAGGAAACAGGAAGTGGATACCCTGCGCCTGGAAGCGCTGGTAAAAGAACTGGAACTGAAAACCATCAAATCACACATCAACCCGCACTTCATTTTTAACGCGCTCAACAGCATCCGCGCACTGGTGGACGAGGACCCGATCCGCGCCCGGACCGCCATCACGGAACTCAGTAATATCCTCCGCAGCAGTCTACAGGCCGAAAAACAGGAAACCGTTCCGCTGGAAAAAGAATTGAACATCGTAAAAGATTACCTCGCCCTGGAACACATCCGTTTCGAAGACCGGTTACAGGTTGAATACGATATTGATGAAGACACCCTGGACCAACCTATACCGCCCATGATGCTGCAAACACTGGTGGAAAACGCCATCAAACACGGCATCAGCAAACAGGTGGATGGCGGACTGGTGCGCATTATCTCCGATTTCAAAGATGACCACCACGAGCTCATCATCCAGAATACGGGCCGCCTTAATGGCGGAAAGAACGGCGACGGTTTTGGCCTGAACAGCACGCAAAACAGGCTCAGCCTGCTTTTTGGCGAAAAATCAGATTTCGAAATCAAAGAGATCAACGGCAATATGGTGGAAGCCAGGGTAACCATCCCCGTGGTGGAACATTACTGA
- a CDS encoding bifunctional UDP-3-O-[3-hydroxymyristoyl] N-acetylglucosamine deacetylase/3-hydroxyacyl-ACP dehydratase, protein MDNQFNPDKQHTIKSDISIFGTGLHTGAKVNMTLKPANPGFGFQFKRIDLPGQPVVKADCDYVSDTSRGTTLEHNGAKVSTVEHILAALVGLGVDNVLIEVDGPEIPIMDGSSRPFIELIEKVGVTEQEAAKIWYSIDQNINFYDEAKRVEMVAMPSMDYKITTLIDFNSPVLGTQHAGLKRMSDFKNEIAACRTFCFLHELEMLLDNNLIKGGDINNAIVVVDKPLTEAEADRLAKVFGKEKIEVIGEGYLNNLELRFPNEPARHKLLDVVGDLALIGYPIKARIIANRPGHSTNVAFAKKIKEYIKKNKHIKDVPVYDPNQEPVYNLLQIEKTLPHRYPFLLIDKVIEMSDKHIIGVKNVTFNEQFFQGHFPGNPVMPGVLQVEALAQTGGILCINAMPPGQYDTYFLKIDNCKFRQQVVPGDTLLLKMELSAPIRRGICEMKGTVYVGNKVATEADLVAQLVKREA, encoded by the coding sequence ATGGATAACCAATTCAACCCGGATAAGCAACATACGATCAAGTCAGATATAAGCATTTTCGGCACAGGACTGCATACCGGCGCTAAAGTGAACATGACCCTGAAACCCGCCAATCCCGGCTTCGGTTTCCAGTTCAAAAGAATTGACCTTCCAGGTCAGCCCGTGGTAAAAGCGGATTGCGATTATGTTTCGGATACCAGCCGCGGTACCACCCTCGAACACAACGGCGCCAAAGTAAGTACCGTGGAACACATCCTGGCCGCACTGGTGGGTCTTGGCGTAGACAACGTACTGATTGAAGTGGACGGACCCGAAATTCCCATCATGGACGGCAGCTCCCGCCCGTTTATAGAACTCATCGAAAAAGTCGGCGTTACCGAACAGGAGGCCGCGAAAATATGGTACAGCATCGACCAGAACATCAACTTCTACGATGAAGCCAAACGCGTGGAAATGGTAGCCATGCCCTCCATGGATTATAAGATCACCACGCTGATCGATTTCAACTCACCCGTTTTGGGCACACAACACGCCGGCCTGAAAAGAATGAGCGACTTCAAGAATGAAATCGCCGCCTGCCGCACGTTCTGCTTCCTCCACGAACTGGAAATGCTGCTCGACAACAACCTCATCAAAGGAGGTGATATCAATAACGCGATCGTGGTGGTGGATAAGCCCCTGACCGAAGCCGAAGCCGATAGGCTCGCAAAAGTTTTCGGTAAAGAAAAGATCGAAGTAATCGGAGAAGGGTACCTCAATAACCTGGAACTCCGTTTCCCCAACGAACCCGCACGGCACAAACTGCTCGATGTGGTGGGTGATCTTGCGCTGATCGGCTACCCCATCAAGGCACGCATCATCGCTAACCGCCCGGGACACAGCACCAACGTGGCTTTCGCGAAAAAGATCAAGGAATACATCAAGAAGAACAAGCACATCAAAGATGTACCCGTTTACGATCCCAACCAGGAACCGGTTTACAACCTGCTCCAGATCGAAAAAACATTGCCACACCGCTACCCGTTCCTGCTCATCGATAAAGTGATCGAAATGAGTGACAAACACATCATTGGGGTGAAAAACGTCACGTTCAACGAGCAGTTCTTCCAGGGCCATTTCCCCGGAAATCCTGTAATGCCCGGCGTATTGCAGGTGGAAGCGTTGGCGCAAACCGGCGGCATTCTCTGCATCAACGCCATGCCCCCGGGCCAATACGATACTTATTTCCTTAAAATCGACAATTGTAAATTCAGGCAGCAAGTAGTGCCAGGCGATACACTTTTACTGAAAATGGAACTCTCCGCCCCCATCCGCAGAGGGATCTGTGAAATGAAAGGAACAGTGTATGTAGGCAATAAAGTAGCCACCGAAGCAGATCTTGTGGCGCAACTCGTTAAAAGAGAAGCCTAA